A stretch of DNA from Trichomycterus rosablanca isolate fTriRos1 chromosome 1, fTriRos1.hap1, whole genome shotgun sequence:
ACGAGAAGAACTGACTGAAAATGCGTATAGAGAAGTGTTATTTCTGCTCCGGGCCCATCTATCCCGGTCACGGAATGATATTTGTTCGGAATGACTGCAAGGTAACGATTGAATTGTTTCTTTTGAATTCAGCAACATGACGGATCGTCGACCATGTGACGCTTAGCGTGCTAGGTTATGTCCCAAATCACATGTTAACGATTTTGCACTTATATTATGTTGTATAGGTACTATTGTAACGTCGagtttgtgttattatttactgttgttGTATTTAGAACGTGTATGTTTGAGCGATTCCTTTTTAGTACGTGTTTTGATATATCAGGCCCAGGTTGGCTGTTAAATATCCAGCATCAAGGTCTCCTCTAGCTACCTCACACATGTTAATAGAAAAAAACGTCTAGTTTCTTTATCTTTCATTTTTTGCTTAAATATCACAGCTGTACATTAAGTCATAATCTAAGTAAATATAGAAAATGAAGAGGCTATTTGACTGACATCATGAACAGTGTACAGATCTATagtttactgtaatgctttcaaTCATCTGTACATGATTTCATCCTAAACAACTCATAAAATACTATAAACTGTGGATTATAAACGAGccacactttttatttattttacagtagtATTCTTCCTTAGTACAACAGATAAATCAACACAGAAATACAGAACATGCCTTTGAGGCTAAAAACCGTTTATCTATACTTCAGATTTCAGAATTTGTACACATTCACTGTTAATTAATACATCATTTTTAAATGAGAATTATGAAACTGTAGAAGGAATTGTGCAAAACTTGAAATGAAGCCTAAGTAAATggagcaaacaaaacaaacagcaaGTCAGACTCAGCTCTACATTCCTCCAATTTACCCAATCCAGTAATATAACCCATTTATTACGAGACTCTTATTTTATATCTGCATGTTTTCTTTATGACCTTTCTCATAGCACTCCAACTTAAATCATTAATAACtgtaaaacaacattttaatttcttttcCCCCCAAATCATTTCTTACAAAGTGTAAGTCATGTTCTTGACACTTCCCTCTCAGCATTTGTACCAAAAATCACTAAAATGTGCAGTCCAGGCAAACAATACAACTCGTACTAAAGGTATACATAGATCCATTCATTAACCTTAATTCATAATAGTACGACACTGTTACTATGAACTAATTAGGACAGTTGCAATTAATGTTAATTATTCTATCATTAACCAATGAATATTGAGACTGTAAAGGCCTCTGGATTAAATTCTGGGGTTTCTTTCAGGTTTGCTAGTGGGGCATAAGTTTGATACTgggaatgtttttatttatttattattataaaaaaaatagatattGTCATCAGATCCCTAAGCTGTTTTCTTCtgtttaatgttaataataccAGCTAACtgataatgtaattgtttttaCATTGGAGCACAGTTGCTGGCGTAACAGTAACCATTATATCACACCTCTTACATATagtcatttaataaataattaaagtaaaatattagCACATAGAAAGCACTTTCAGACATGAaatgtaatgtcatttttaaaagcttttttgtaAGAATGTAGACTTTAAAACAGTACATGTTAATAGacatgttgttttttatttactaatatGTAACCATGTAACTAAAATGAACTGGAATGAGATTACGCCTTATAAaaataagtgtaataaagtaataaagcaTCAAACTGTGCACATTACACTGCAGCTTTTAATTTGCATGTGATGCTGTTTTTGTTGTAGGCATTTAAATTTTGCAGATCAAAATGTCACAGAAATTTCAAGAAGAAGCGCAATCCAAGAAAGACCAGATGGACTAAAGCATTCAGAAAAGCTGCCGGCAAAGAGTTGACAGTGGTATGTTGTTGTCGGCCAAGTATTGAGACCATTCAAGTAttgcttaaaaaataaaactaaatgaaagtaaaattaaattaacACAAAATTCATAAACTGTGTTTGCAGGATAACTCACTGGAGTTTGAAACGCGTAGAAATGTTCCAGTCAAATACCAGAGACAGTTATGGAACAAGACAGGTAACTATATAATGTTTAAGAACTTCTACACATGtgttaagataaagataaaTGTTGATGAATCTGCTTGTTTTGCTTTCTGCAGTGGAGGCCATGAAGAAGGTAGAGGCCATCAAACAGAAACGACAGGCTCGTTTCATCATCAACAGGTATGACTTTTCATTGTGGCTTTATTGTCtgaaattattacattattattgtttatttaaaatgttagtgaagcaaaacaagatttatttattgaagggCACATTAGGTGTATCATGGTGTATTTTAAACACTGTATGTTTAACTTTTAATTTTGACTCCATTGTACAAGGTTGAAAAAGGGCAAAGATCTAGAGAAGGCAGAGGCTATCAATGAAGTCAAGAAAAACATCCATCTTATCAAAGCACCAAATGCGGGTAAGTTCACTACTGCGTGCTTAGTGACAAACTAATCCTACTATTTGTCACCAGGCAAGGCATCTGCATTTTCATAATCTTTAAGTGTCCCTGAACACAccttttaaagcattaaaactcATGGAAAATTATTAGTATGTTTCACCTTTAAAACAGAAATGTATAAACCTCTTTACCCTGCTTAAAACTGTCAGAATTTATAAGAAACTCTTCATGTCCTGCAAACTTCATAAGGCCTGAATGTCTGATATAATATTAAGCATATTAGTTTTGACTAACACATTCTACTGTACTTACCAGGGGGTAAAGTGCGCTATCCACCctgttaatagtaataatataccATAATAATGACTTGCCAGTTTTGACATTATATTAGCTAAGATGCTAAAAGCCCAGAAACAATTTCAGCatcacagacacattttaatttgcattattaAGTGATCAGTGAAGTGCTTAGTAATGTACTTAAAGCCAAACATCAAAATATACTgtaa
This window harbors:
- the rsl24d1 gene encoding probable ribosome biogenesis protein RLP24; the encoded protein is MRIEKCYFCSGPIYPGHGMIFVRNDCKAFKFCRSKCHRNFKKKRNPRKTRWTKAFRKAAGKELTVDNSLEFETRRNVPVKYQRQLWNKTVEAMKKVEAIKQKRQARFIINRLKKGKDLEKAEAINEVKKNIHLIKAPNAGQAKQLEEKMVQKLAEDVEMND